The following coding sequences are from one Capsicum annuum cultivar UCD-10X-F1 chromosome 3, UCD10Xv1.1, whole genome shotgun sequence window:
- the LOC107862709 gene encoding nucleoside diphosphate kinase 2, chloroplastic, giving the protein MESVSIVGASPCISSSLSSKTSSLSCAPTCRLILNPIKKHSNLAAFQPAFHLFASTQFRPHASKRNHTARIFLPHLVASMEEVEETYIMIKPDGVQRGLVGEIISRFEKKGFKLTGLKLFECPKELAEEHYKDLQSKSFFPKLIGYITSGPVVCMAWEGIGVVASARKLIGATNPLNAEPGTIRGDLAVQTGRNVVHGSDSPDNGKREIALWFKEGELCSWTPAHEPWLTE; this is encoded by the exons ATGGAGAGTGTAAGCATAGTAGGAGCAAGTCCTTGTATTTCTTCTTCACTTTCTTCCAAAACCAGCAGCTTATCCTGCGCACCCACTTGCAGGCTTATCCTTAACCCCATCAAGAAACACAGCAATTTAGCTGCATTTCAACCAGCATTTCATCTATTTGCAAGTACCCAATTTCGGCCCCATGCTTCCAAAAGGAACCATACAGCTCGTATCTTCCTTCCCCACTTGGTTGCTTCCATG GAGGAAGTGGAGGAGACGTATATTATGATTAAGCCTGATGGTGTTCAAAGAGGACTG GTTGGGGAGATTATTTCAAGATTTGAGAAAAAGGGGTTTAAGTTAACTGGATTGAAGCTTTTTGAATGCCCCAAAGAATTGGCTGAG GAACATTACAAGGACCTCCAATCCAAATCATTCTTCCCCAAGCTGATCGGTTACATTACCTCTGGTCCTGTTGTCTGTATG GCTTGGGAGGGTATTGGTGTTGTAGCATCTGCACGCAAGCTAATAGGAGCAACTAATCCTCTTAATGCCGAGCCAGGCACAATCAGAGGAGACCTTGCTGTTCAAACTGGAAG AAATGTGGTGCACGGAAGTGATAGCCCTGACAATGGCAAGCGTGAAATAG CTCTTTGGTTTAAAGAAGGTGAACTGTGTTCATGGACACCTGCTCATGAACCTTGGTTGACGGAATAA